In one window of Arachis ipaensis cultivar K30076 chromosome B06, Araip1.1, whole genome shotgun sequence DNA:
- the LOC107646085 gene encoding probable beta-D-xylosidase 2, with product MASPFSLLNLISLLVLLFVLGYTVESRDPFACDPNNSNTNDLPFCKASLPITERVRDLIGRLTLEEKVGLLVDNAAAVPRLGMKGYEWWSEALHGVSNVGPGTRFGGEFPGATSFPQVITTAASFNASLWEAIGQVVSDEARAMYNGGTGGLTYWSPNVNIFRDPRWGRGQETPGEDPVLAGRYAASYVRGLQGADGNRLKVAACCKHFTAYDLDNWNGVDRFHFNAEVSKQDIEDTFDVPFRMCVKEGKVASVMCSYNQVNGVPTCADPNLLKKTVRAQWGLDGYIVSDCDSVGVFYSSQHYTTTPEEAAADAIKAGLDLDCGPFLGLHTQDAVKKGLLAEAHVNGALANILSVQMRLGMFDGEPSTQPYGNLGPRDVCSPAHQQLALEAATQGIVLLKNDGPSLPLSPKRHRNLAVIGPNSNVTATMIGNYAGIACGYTSPLQGIMRYAQANYHMGCDKVACIDDKQIGPAIEAARQADATVLIMGLDQSIEAETVDRAGLLLPGHQQDLISKVAAASGGPTILVLMSGGPVDITFAKNDPRVSAILWAGYPGQAGGAAIADILFGSSNPGGKLPMTWYPQEYLRNLPMTNMAMRSSPSYPGRTYRFYKGPVVYPFGHGLTYTHFVHRVASAPNLVSVPVDGHRRTNNTNLGNKAIRVTHARCGKLSITIHVDVKNMGSRDGTHTVLVFSAPPAGGGNWAPQKQLVGFEKVHVPAQAQERVQIKIHVCKLLSVVDKSGIRRIPMGEHSLHIGDDVKHSISLQAQALGIIKS from the exons ATGGCTTCTCCATTTTCACTCCTCAATCTCATTAGCCTGTTGGTGTTGCTGTTTGTTCTGGGCTACACGGTAGAGTCACGTGACCCATTCGCGTGTGACCCAAACAACAGCAACACCAATGACTTGCCCTTCTGCAAGGCAAGTCTGCCTATAACGGAGAGGGTGAGGGACTTGATTGGGAGGCTGACGTTAGAGGAGAAGGTGGGGTTGCTGGTGGACAATGCGGCGGCGGTTCCGAGGCTTGGGATGAAAGGGTATGAGTGGTGGTCGGAGGCGCTTCATGGGGTGTCAAATGTGGGGCCCGGGACCAGGTTTGGTGGGGAGTTCCCTGGCGCCACCAGCTTCCCTCAAGTCATCACTACCGCCGCTTCCTTCAATGCCTCTTTGTGGGAGGCCATTGGACAG GTTGTCTCGGACGAAGCAAGGGCAATGTATAACGGAGGAACAGGTGGACTAACATACTGGAGCCCCAACGTGAACATCTTTAGGGACCCTAGGTGGGGCCGTGGACAAGAAACTCCCGGTGAGGACCCTGTCTTAGCCGGTAGATATGCTGCTAGTTATGTGAGAGGCCTACAAGGAGCAGACGGTAACCGGTTGAAGGTCGCTGCTTGCTGCAAACACTTCACCGCGTATGATCTTGATAATTGGAACGGTGTGGATCGCTTCCACTTTAACGCAGAG GTGAGCAAGCAGGACATAGAGGACACATTTGATGTGCCATTCAGGATGTGTGTGAAGGAAGGCAAAGTGGCGAGTGTGATGTGTTCTTACAATCAGGTGAATGGTGTCCCCACTTGCGCCGACCCCAATCTCCTCAAGAAAACGGTTCGTGCCCAATGGGGTCTTGATGGTTACATTGTATCTGATTGTGACTCTGTGGGAGTCTTCTATAGCAGCCAACACTATACTACAACGCCTGAAGAAGCTGCTGCCGATGCCATCAAAGCTGGTTTGGATTTGGATTGTGGTCCTTTCCTTGGGCTTCACACCCAGGATGCAGTCAAAAAGGGCTTGTTGGCTGAAGCCCATGTCAACGGTGCTCTAGCAAATATTCTTTCAGTCCAAATGAGGTTGGGAATGTTTGACGGAGAGCCATCGACCCAACCATATGGGAACCTGGGACCAAGAGATGTGTGCAGCCCGGCCCATCAACAACTCGCCCTTGAGGCCGCCACGCAAGGAATCGTACTCCTTAAGAATGATGGCCCATCTTTGCCTCTCTCCCCAAAGCGTCACCGAAACTTGGCTGTCATTGGGCCCAATTCTAATGTCACTGCCACAATGATCGGCAACTATGCGGGTATTGCTTGCGGGTACACAAGCCCCTTACAAGGAATAATGAGATATGCACAAGCAAATTATCATATGGGTTGTGACAAAGTCGCTTGTATTGATGACAAGCAAATTGGGCCGGCTATAGAAGCAGCCCGTCAAGCAGATGCAACTGTTTTAATAATGGGCCTGGACCAATCCATTGAGGCTGAAACCGTTGACAGGGCTGGCTTGCTTTTACCGGGCCACCAACAAGATCTCATTTCAAAAGTAGCAGCAGCCTCAGGAGGCCCAACAATTTTGGTGTTAATGTCCGGAGGGCCTGTGGACATCACTTTTGCGAAGAACGATCCTCGAGTTTCTGCCATCTTATGGGCCGGGTATCCGGGTCAAGCCGGTGGCGCCGCCATTGCGGATATCTTGTTTGGAAGTTCTAACCCAGGAGGTAAGCTGCCTATGACATGGTACCCACAAGAGTACCTTAGAAACTTGCCAATGACAAATATGGCAATGAGATCAAGCCCATCATACCCAGGAAGGACATACAGATTCTACAAGGGCCCAGTGGTGTACCCATTTGGACATGGGCTTACATACACCCATTTTGTTCATAGAGTAGCTAGTGCACCCAATTTGGTGTCAGTTCCGGTGGATGGACATCGCCGTACAAACAACACAAACTTGGGGAACAAGGCAATTAGAGTGACTCATGCACGGTGTGGGAAGCTCTCCATCACTATTCATGTGGACGTTAAAAATATGGGCTCAAGAGATGGCACTCACACAGTGTTAGTGTTCTCAGCTCCCCCTGCCGGGGGTGGTAATTGGGCTCCACAGAAGCAACTTGTGGGCTTTGAGAAAGTCCATGTCCCTGCACAGGCCCAAGAGCGAGTCCAAATCAAGATCCACGTGTGCAAGCTGCTTAGTGTAGTGGACAAGTCCGGGATTAGGAGAATCCCAATGGGGGAACATAGTCTTCATATTGGTGATGATGTTAAGCACTCAATTTCACTTCAAGCACAAGCACTTGGGATTATTAAGTCTTAA